The following are from one region of the Leptospira neocaledonica genome:
- a CDS encoding CPBP family intramembrane glutamic endopeptidase, with protein MDLEKEDQKLAPGRDVLLMGLIQVFVLFIGMYSYMKVTRFQVESTLSLKVPKQNFAKAKEVVNTVPSEVVWNEPASAEKAVREYTEYVVTKRPWLLSLDRIIWGLCFLIPSYFFIRKIAKIETAEFTDSANGRDILAGVATGFATFCFVNVASSLIFFIIGKPQSNYLEIILTKNLFLNWKLLGWTLLAIAFGAGIFEEFFFRGFLLKYFEEKNLGSIGLIITSFIFGVVHFNGGSYVAPLLLIFVGFSFGISYLKTGNIWVPVTAHITYNASMLLAGFLLGDRIS; from the coding sequence ATGGATTTAGAAAAGGAAGATCAAAAACTCGCGCCTGGTAGAGATGTTCTGCTTATGGGTCTGATCCAGGTTTTCGTACTGTTCATCGGTATGTATTCCTATATGAAGGTTACCAGATTCCAAGTGGAAAGTACCTTATCTCTAAAAGTTCCTAAACAAAACTTCGCTAAAGCAAAAGAAGTCGTAAATACGGTGCCTTCCGAAGTGGTATGGAACGAACCCGCCTCGGCAGAAAAAGCAGTTAGAGAATATACAGAATACGTAGTTACTAAACGTCCATGGTTATTGTCCTTGGACAGGATCATCTGGGGATTATGCTTTCTGATCCCTTCTTACTTTTTTATTCGAAAGATTGCTAAGATAGAAACTGCAGAGTTCACGGATTCTGCAAACGGAAGGGATATACTGGCAGGAGTCGCGACCGGATTTGCTACATTCTGCTTTGTGAATGTGGCTAGCAGTTTAATCTTTTTTATTATAGGCAAACCTCAGTCCAATTATTTGGAAATCATACTTACTAAGAATCTTTTCTTAAATTGGAAATTGTTAGGATGGACCTTGCTCGCCATTGCATTCGGAGCAGGGATTTTTGAAGAATTTTTCTTCCGAGGATTTTTGCTGAAATACTTTGAGGAAAAAAATTTAGGATCAATTGGGCTTATTATCACCTCGTTTATTTTCGGAGTGGTTCATTTTAATGGGGGATCTTATGTGGCTCCGCTCCTCCTCATCTTTGTGGGATTTTCTTTCGGAATTTCTTATTTAAAAACCGGTAATATATGGGTGCCTGTGACCGCGCATATCACTTATAATGCATCCATGCTTTTAGCCGGATTTCTGCTTGGGGATCGGATCTCTTAA